The following are encoded together in the Phaseolus vulgaris cultivar G19833 chromosome 9, P. vulgaris v2.0, whole genome shotgun sequence genome:
- the LOC137820894 gene encoding uncharacterized protein translates to MDPCPFVRLTVGNLALKIPVASKPARSIVHPSSSPCFCKIKLKSFPLQSAVVPFIPPEKNLPDSQVHPIAATFHLSKCDLDRLAGKSIFAGKLCLKISIYTGRRGTTCGVSSGRLLGKVSVPLDLAGTLAKTTVFHNGWIRIGKDAKGSSAQFHLNVKAEPDPRFVFQFDGEPECSPQVFQIQGNISQPVFTCKFSFRNTGDRNNRSRSLQSEPGGRSWLSSFGSERERPGKERKGWSIMVHDLSGSPVAAASMVTPFVASPGSDRVSCSNPGSWLILRPSDGTWKPWGKLEAWRERGGSDGLGYRFELIPDTNGGMSAAGIVLAESTLSSYKGGKFVIDMSCRTGGSNGRVTPGSATSPACSPRSSGDYGYGLWPYCMYRGFVMSASVEGEGKCSKPRVEVSVPHVNCTEDAAAFVALAAAVDLSVDACRLFSQRLRKELCQEVELVG, encoded by the exons ATGGATCCTTGCCCTTTCGTCAGGCTAACCGTCGGCAACCTCGCCCTCAAAATTCCCGTTGCTTCCAAACCCGCGCGCTCCATCGTTCACCCTTCTTCTTCCCCCTGTTTCTGCAAAATCAAGCTCAAGAGCTTCCCTTTACAGTCCGCCGTTGTTCCCTTCATCCCTCCGGAGAAAAACCTCCCCGATTCCCAGGTGCACCCCATCGCCGCAACCTTCCACCTCAGCAAGTGTGATCTCGACAGGCTCGCCGGAAAATCTATCTTCGCTGGGAAGCTCTGCCTCAAAATCTCGATCTATACCGGCCGGAGAGGTACTACCTGCGGCGTCAGCTCCGGGAGACTCCTCGGCAAAGTGTCCGTGCCCTTGGATCTCGCGGGAACGCTAGCGAAGACGACAGTGTTCCACAATGGCTGGATTAGGATAGGGAAAGACGCCAAAGGCTCTTCCGCGCAGTTCCACTTGAATGTGAAAGCCGAACCTGATCCCAGATTCGTCTTCCAGTTCGATGGCGAACCTGAATGTAGTCCCCAAGTTTTCCAGATCCAGGGCAACATCTCACAACCAGTTTTCACCTGCAAGTTCAGTTTCAGAAACACCGGCGACCGAAATAACCGTTCCAG GTCGTTACAGTCAGAGCCGGGAGGTAGAAGCTGGTTGAGTTCGTTCGGAAGTGAGCGTGAGCGTCCGGGGAAGGAGCGTAAGGGATGGTCCATTATGGTTCACGACCTTTCCGGTTCGCCGGTTGCGGCAGCTTCCATGGTCACGCCTTTTGTCGCTTCGCCCGGTTCAGACCGTGTCAGCTGCTCCAATCCCGGTTCGTGGCTCATTCTTCGTCCTAGCGACGGTACATGGAAGCCCTGGGGGAAGCTTGAGGCGTGGCGCGAGCGCGGCGGTTCCGACGGCCTCGGGTACCGCTTCGAGCTCATACCGGACACCAACGGCGGCATGAGTGCCGCCGGCATAGTGCTTGCAGAGTCCACACTGAGTTCCTACAAAGGAGGAAAGTTTGTCATTGATATGAGTTGTCGTACCGGCGGATCGAACGGCCGAGTTACGCCGGGGAGTGCGACATCGCCGGCGTGCAGCCCGAGGAGCAGCGGGGACTATGGATACGGCCTCTGGCCTTATTGTATGTATAGAGGTTTTGTGATGTCGGCGAGCGTGGAGGGTGAGGGAAAATGCAGCAAGCCTAGGGTGGAGGTTAGCGTGCCGCACGTGAATTGCACGGAGGATGCGGCGGCGTTCGTAGCCCTGGCTGCCGCCGTGGATCTGAGCGTTGATGCCTGCAGGCTTTTCTCTCAACGGCTTAGGAAGGAGCTGTGCCAGGAGGTGGAATTGGTTGGGTGA